TCTTCTCTAGCTTAACCTGAATTTTTTTGATACTCTCAAGACTACCAGCATATAGTTTGCTTGATAAGGCAACTTAATTGCTCAGTTCCACAAGCCTTGGTAGGCTAGTAGCAAAAAGCAGGTATGCCATTCACGCTGCCCTTATGCCTTTATTTTCACTATTTGCAGAGTGCAAGTAGTGTATTCACCTAATCTCCCGGATTACAAGGAGTATGTCTAAGTATAATTTTTACTTATTTTCCTAACTTTCAGTAGTTGTTAATCTGTGTATAGAAACGATACATCGGTTCAATACTTGAAAATCCCTGAAATTTAGCTCTTTACAGTTCTTTGCCTCTGACAATACATCCGCTTTACGGGTATAAGATTGTATTTCTTGGCAATCACATTGCTTAATCAGGTTGTGGTTAGGGTGGCAGTCTTAGATGTATCTCAATATCTTAACGCATTTCCTAAATTGACGAAATACGGAAGTAAGGAAGACAGAGGAAAGGGTGGAACAATAACTATTGATTATTCATCCATACCCAATACTCAATCCCAGAATTTTTTTAGGAAATTATAACATTGGCAATTTGGATGCTATATTAGTAAGTCTAGTAGTGTGTGTACATAATTAATAGTATTTTTGGAATTGACTGTGGCGAATACAAAGTCTGCTCTCAAGCGTGCCGAAATCGCAGAACGTAACCGACTGCGTAACAAAGCTTACAAATCAGCAGTCAAGACGCTGATAAAGAAATACATTAATGCTGTAGCTGCCTATACAGCTAATCCTAGCCCAGAATTAAAACAAGAAGTACAAACCAGGTTATCTGAGGCTTACGGCAAAATTGATAAAGCGATTAAACGGGGTGTCCTTCACCCCAACAATGGGGCAAGGAAAAAGTCAAGATTGGCTCACAAACTAAAACCCCTCACCCAAACAGCTGAGTAGTCATTGGTCATTTGTCCTTCGTCATTTGTGACTAAGGACAAACAACATAGACGCGCCAGCGACTTCCCGCAGGGTAGGACAAAAGATGCAACTGATAGACACGCACGTACATCTCAACTTTGATAGTTTCCAGCCGGATTTAGCAACAGTGCGATCGCGGTGGCAAAAAGCAGGTGTAGTGCGTTTAGTACATTCCTGTGTTCACCCAGAGGAGTTTGCCAGTATTCAATCCCTAGCCCAAGAGTTTCCCGAAATCAGCTTTGCTGTAGGGTTACACCCTTTGGATGCTGAAAAATGGAATAACGACACAGCCGAGAAAATCAAAACTTTAGCAAGTTCTGACTCGAATGTGGTGGCAATTGGGGAAATGGGGCTGGATTTTTACAAAGCTGATAACTACGAGCATCAGCTGATGGTGTTCGAGTCGCAGTTAGCGATCGCCTCGGAACTAAACTTACCAGTGATTATCCACTGTCGGGATGCTGCTGTGGCAACCAGAGAAGTGTTGCAAAAATGGCGGGAACTCAAAGGTGAAAGAGTACGGGGTGTTATGCATTGCTGGGGAGGAACGCCAGAGGAAACCCAATGGTTTCTCGATTTAGGCTTCTACATCAGCTTTAGCGGAACGGTAACGTTCAAAAACGCCAAAGCAATCCAATCTTCAGCGGCGATGGTAAGTAGCGATCGCCTACTGATTGAAACAGACTGTCCATTTCTGGCTCCAGTTCCGAAACGGGGCGAGAGGCGCAACGAGCCGGCTTACGTCCTTTATGTAGCCGAACAAGTAGCTAAACTGCGTCAGGAAACAGTAGAGGCGATCGCCCATCAAACCACCCAAAATGCCTGTAAATTATTTGGATTGTCAGTATCAAGTGTATCCTAGTATCTTTTGTTAAGTTGTGCTAAAAAAAATAAAACTATAGGGGGACAAAAATATGCTAATATTATTGCCTCAAAAACATTTTGCTTGCGCCATAATGATAAAGGAAGGAGCCTAAAACTTCTCATCTGAATTTTCCGTGCTGTTATGGCTTGGCCACCTCCCAATCTCTACAAGCCGATGCTCTCCACACATGATTAACCGTGCCAACCCGAATTGAGCTAGACTTTTGCACAACATAGGCTTAGTGTGTATTGAATCTATTGAAAATCGTTAAACAAAATTGCCTTGTGAGTACAATCCAGCAAAATGAAGTGATTCTGATTCAAAATCGACCAAGTGCCGATCATTCCCTCAGTCTTAGGATATCTAGGATATCACTGAGAGTATAAACAGCGGAGTGGATTTAAGACACACTGTGTGGAGCTGCGTCAGCAAATTAACGCGCTTTTTGGAGGGAAAGTGAGGAAACTTAGATCAAATTCAGGAACATCTCAACTATATATTCTGATTGAAATGGGCGTGGGACATTGGGTGCGGACTGTAAATGCTTTCAGCAAATTCTTCCTTGCTTGTGCGCTTCTACACTCCTCATTCAGAGCGATCGTCCCATTGTCAAGATTGTTCATTTTAGCTAGATTTAATCGCTGTGTTTGCCCATAGGTGTAAATAGCAAGTGTGTAAGAAAAAGTTCCCCAACAGCTAAGGACACTGGCTAGCAGTGGGAAGCGTCAAACAGCAGTGTCCAAGGGAAAATTTAACCAGGTTGACAAAGGTAGAGGCATGACTAAAGAAACATATATGGAACCCGCCTTTCTATTGCCCGACTTGATTGAAATCCAGCGGTCAAGCTTTCGCTGGTTTTTAGAAGAAGGGCTGATAGAAGAACTTAACTCCTTTAGTCCTATCACAGATTATACGGGTAAATTAGAACTGCACTTTTTGGGTCATAACTACAAACTCAAGGAGCCAAAGTATAGCGTCGAAGAAGCCAAGCGGCGGGATAGCACTTATGCCGTCCAAATGTATGTTCCCACACGGTTGATTAATAAAGAAACCGGGGAAATCAAAGAACAAGAGGTATTCATTGGTGATTTGCCTTTGATGACCGATCGCGGCACGTTTATTATTAACGGTGCCGAGCGGGTAATTGTCAACCAAATAGTGCGATCGCCAGGAGTTTACTACAAATCAGAAATCGACAAAAACGGGCGACGTACTTATTCAGCTAGCTTAATTCCCAATCGGGGAGCATGGCTGAAATTTGAAACAGACCGTAACGATTTGGTGTGGGTACGCATCGACAAAACCCGCAAACTCTCAGCGCAGGTACTCCTAAAAGCTTTAGGGTTATCAGATAACGAAATCTTTGACGCCTTACGCCACCCCGAATATTTCCAAAAAACCATCGAAAAAGAAGGGCAGTTTTCTGAAGAAGAAGCCCTGATGGAGTTATATCGCAAACTACGTCCTGGTGAACCACCCACAGTATTAGGTGGACAACAACTCCTCGACTCTCGTTTCTTTGACCCGAAACGTTATGACCTTGGTCGCGTTGGACGTTACAAACTCAACAAGAAATTGCGCCTTTCTGTTCCAGACACAATGCGGGTGCTGACTGCTGGCGATATTTTGGCAGCCGTAGATTACCTAATTAACTTAGAGTATGACATCGGTAATATCGATGACATCGACCACTTGGGCAACCGCCGAGTGAGAAGCGTCGGTGAATTGCTGCAAAACCAAGTGCGGGTCGGCTTAAACCGCCTAGAGAGAATTATTCGGGAACGGATGACGGTATCCGATGCGGAAGTGCTAACTCCTGCTTCCTTGGTAAACCCCAAACCATTGGTAGCAGCAATTAAAGAATTCTTTGGTTCCAGCCAGTTAAGTCAGTTCATGGATCAAACCAATCCCTTAGCAGAACTGACCCACAAACGCCGTTTGAGTGCCCTTGGCCCTGGTGGTTTAACCCGCGAACGTGCCGGTTTTGCCGTGCGAGATATACATCCGAGTCACTATGGACGTATTTGCCCCATTGAGACACCAGAAGGCCCCAACGCCGGACTGATTGGCTCCTTAGCAACCCATGCGCGGGTGAACCTGTACGGCTTCCTCGAAACGCCATTTAGACCGGTAGAAAATGGGCGAGTCAGATTTGACCTGCCTCCAGCCTACATGACAGCGGATGAAGAAGACGATCTGCGGGTTGCTCCTGGTGATATCCCTGTAGATGAAACCGGTCACATTATTGGGCCACAAGTGCCTGTCCGCTATCGTCAAGAATTTTCCACCACAACACCGGAACAGGTGGATTACGTAGCAGTATCTCCCGTACAGATTGTGTCGGTAGCGACTAGCATGATTCCCTTCTTGGAGCATGATGATGCTAACCGAGCGCTGATGGGATCGAACATGCAACGGCAAGCTGTACCCCTGCTCAAGCCAGAACGCCCTTTAGTGGGTACTGGTTTGGAAGCCCAAGGAGCAAGAGACTCTGGGATGGTGATTGTATCGCGTACTGATGGCGATGTCACTTATGTAGATGCCACAGAAATTCGTGTCCGTCCGAAACCTAATACCCCAGAAATTAGATACACCCTTTCCAAGTATCAACGTTCCAACCAAGACACCTGTTTAAATCAGAAACCTCTCGTTCGTATTGGTGAACGGGTTGTTGCTGGTCAGGTATTGGCTGATGGCTCCTCCACCGAAGGCGGTGAATTGGCACTAGGACAAAATATCGTTGTTGCCTATATGCCTTGGGAAGGCTACAACTACGAAGACGCAATTTTAATCTCTGAAAGACTGGTGCAGGATGATGTCTACACCTCAATTCACATTGAAAAATATGAAATTGAAGCTAGACAGACAAAACTGGGGCCAGAAGAAATCACCAGAGAAATTCCCAACGTCGGGGAAGATGCCTTGCGCCAGTTGGATGAACAGGGAATCATTCGCATTGGGGCTTGGGTAGAAGCTGGTGATATCTTGGTAGGAAAAGTTACACCCAAGGGTGAATCTGACCAGCCACCAGAAGAAAAATTATTGCGGGCGATATTCGGTGAAAAAGCGCGCGATGTGCGGGATAATTCCCTGCGAGTTCCCAACGGTGAAAAAGGTCGCGTAGTTGATGTGCGCTTGTTTACTCGCGAACAAGGCGATGAACTACCACCGGGAGCCAATATGGTAGTCCGGGTATATGTCGCCCAAAAACGCAAAATCCAAGTTGGTGACAAAATGGCAGGACGCCACGGTAATAAAGGGATTATTTCTCGGATATTACCAGCAGAAGATATGCCTTATTTGCCCGATGGTTCACCAGTGGACATTGTACTTAACCCCTTGGGTGTACCCAGTCGGATGAACGTTGGACAAGTATTTGAATGCCTCTTAGGTTGGGCTGGTCAGACCTTGGGAGTACGATTTAAGATTACTCCTTTTGATGAAATGTATGGTGAAGAGACATCCCGCCGAATCGTGCATGGCAAATTGCAAGAAGCACGGGACGAAACCGGGAAAGACTGGGTATATAACCCAGATAATCCAGGCAAAATCATGGTGTATGACGGTCGGACAGGTGAACCTTTTGACCGAGCAATTACCATCGGTGTGGCTTATATGCTGAAACTGGTGCATTTGGTGGATGACAAGATCCACGCTCGTTCCACAGGGCCATACTCACTGGTGACTCAGCAACCCTTGGGTGGTAAAGCACAACAAGGTGGTCAGCGGTTTGGAGAAATGGAAGTGTGGGCATTGGAAGCCTTTGGTGCAGCTTACACCTTACAGGAATTGCTCACAGTTAAATCTGACGATATGCAAGGGCGGAATGAAGCGTTAAATGCGATCGTTAAAGGTAAGGCAATTCCTCGACCTGGAACCCCAGAATCCTTTAAGGTGCTAATGCGCGAGTTGCAATCATTAGGGTTAGACATTGCCGTACACAAGGTAGAAACCCAAGCAGATGGCAGTTCCCTAGATGTGGAAGTCGATTTGATGGCAGACCAATCAGCCCGTCGCACACCTCCCCGACCAACTTACGAATCTCTTTCCCGCGAATCGCTGGATGATGACGAATAAGAATTAGAGAATCGGGCATAGGGAATGGGAAAAATGCCCAATCCCCAATGCCCCGTTCCCGATGTTGTAAAACTAAATATACTCAAAACTCATAACTCGAAACTCAGCACTTAAGTATGAGACCTGCCCAAACTAATCAGTTTGACTACGTAAAAATCGGCTTGGCTTCCCCCGAACGCATTCGGCAGTGGGGCGAGAGAACATTGCCCAACGGTCAAGTAGTCGGTGAAGTTACCAAGCCAGAGACGATTAACTACCGAACTCTCAAGCCAGAGATGGATGGCTTGTTTTGTGAGCGCATCTTTGGCCCGGCAAAAGATTGGGAATGCCATTGTGGCAAGTATAAAAGAGTCCGTCACAGAGGTATTGTTTGTGAGCGCTGTGGGGTAGAAGTCACCGAGTCACGGGTGCGTCGTCACCGTATGGGCTATATTAAACTCGCCGCACCAGTAGCTCACGTTTGGTATCTCAAAGGCATTCCTAGCTATATTTCCATCCTGTTGGATATGCCCTTGCGGGATGTCGAGCAGATTGTCTATTTCAACTCTTATGTTGTCCTGAGTCCAGGTAATGCCGAAACTTTAACTTACAAACAACTACTGAGTGAAGACCAGTGGTTGGAAATAGAAGACCAAATTTATAGCGAAGATTCTGTGCTGCAAGGCGTAGAGGTAGGTATTGGTGCGGAAGCGCTGTTGCGTTTGCTTGCCGATATTAATTTAGAACAAGAAGCCGAAAGCCTACGGGAAGAAATTGGCAACGCCAAGGGACAAAAGAGAGCCAAGCTAATTAAGCGATTGCGGGTGATTGACAACTTTATCGCCACTGGTTCCAAACCAGAGTGGATGGTAATGGCAGTTATTCCCGTGATTCCCCCCGACTTGCGCCCAATGGTGCAACTAGATGGTGGGCGGTTTGCCACCAGCGATTTGAATGATTTGTATCGGCGGGTAATTAACCGCAACAATCGTTTGGCACGCTTGCAAGAAATTTTAGCACCAGAGATTATCGTGCGGAACGAAAAGCGGATGCTGCAAGAAGCAGTGGATGCTTTGATTGACAATGGTCGTCGGGGACGCACTGTAGTAGGGGCAAATAACCGACCCCTGAAATCTTTGTCCGACATTATTGAGGGTAAGCAAGGACGTTTCCGACAAAACTTGTTAGGTAAACGGGTTGACTACTCTGGACGTTCGGTAATTGTGGTTGGGCCAAAGCTGAAAATTCACCAGTGCGGTTTGCCTAGAGAAATGGCAATTGAGCTATTTCAACCATTTGTGATTAACCGCCTGATTCGTAGCGGTATGGTGAATAACATCAAAGCTGCGAAAAAGCTGATATCACGTAATGACCCCAGTGTTTGGGATGTGCTGGAAGAGGTGATTGAAGGCCACCCTGTAATGCTAAACCGGGCACCAACTTTGCACCGTTTGGGTATTCAGTCTTTTGAACCGATTTTAGTAGAAGGTAGAGCGATTCAACTGCATCCTCTGGTGTGTCCAGCGTTTAACGCCGACTTTGACGGCGACCAAATGGCGGTACACGTTCCTCTCTCGTTAGAAAGTCAGGCTGAAGCGCGGTTGCTGATGTTGGCTTCTAACAATATTTTGTCACCAGCTACGGGTAAACCAATCATCACGCCTAGCCAAGATATGGTGTTGGGAGCCTATTACTTAACAGCAGAAAATCCCGGTGCGACAAAAGGGGCAGGAAATTACTTTTCTTCGCTAGAGGATGTAATTATGGCTTTCCAGCAAGATCAAATTGACTTGCACGCCTATATTTACGTAAGGTTTGACGGCGAAATAGAATCAGACCAGCCGGATACAGAACCCGTGAAAGTGACGGAAAACGAAGATGGTACTCGCACATTACTCTATAAGTTCCGTCGAGTCAGACAAGACGCGAAAGGCAATGTACTTTCACAGTATATATACACAACTCCTGGCCGCGTTATTTACAACAATGCCATTCAGGAAGCACTAGCAAGCTAAAAGTGAGGAGTGATGAGTTAGGAGTTATGAGTTATGAGTTGGGAGTTTTTATTCCTAACTCCTCACTTTTAACTCCTAACTATTAACTCCTAACTCCTAACTATTAATTTAGGACTAATGATTAATGACTAACGAAAAAATGATTTTTCGCAATCGCGTAGTTAACAAAAGTCAACTGCAAAAATTAATTTCTTGGGCTTTTACGAATTATGGTACAGCCCGAACCGCAGTGATGGCGGACAAATTGAAAGATTTGGGATTTCGCTACGCTACCAAAGCAGGGGTTTCCATCAGTGTAGATGACTTGATGATACCACCAACTAAGCGATTGCTCTTAGAAGCAGCCGAGGAAGAAATTCGCGCTACTGAAACCCGTTATCAACGGGGAGAAATCACTGAAGTAGAACGCTTCCAAAAGGTAATCGATACTTGGAATGGTACTAGTGAAGCCTTGAAAGATGAAGTAGTCGTTCACTTCAAGAAGACTAATCCCCTGAACTCCGTATACATGATGGCATTCTCTGGGGCACGAGGTAACATCTCTCAAGTGCGGCAGTTGGTGGGGATGCGGGGACTGATGGCAGATCCTCAAGGGGAAATTATCGATTTGCCGATCAAAACCAATTTCCGTGAAGGTTTAACTGTGACGGAATACATTATTTCGTCTTATGGTGCCAGAAAAGGATTGGTGGATACTGCCTTACGGACGGCTGACTCTGGTTATCTCACCCGTCGGTTGGTGGACGTATCCCAGGATGTAATTATTCGGGAATTTGACTGCGGCACCACTAGAGGTCTGGCCATTCGACCAATGACAGAAGGGGCTAAAACCTTAATTCCTCTGGCTACCCGCTTGATGGGACGGGTAATTGGCGAAGATGTGTTGCATCCAGTTACAAAAGAAGTGATTGCAGCTCGCAATTCCCCAATTTCTGAGGATTTGGCGAAGAAAATTGAAAAATCTGGGGTGGGTGAAGTTGTGGTGCGATCGCCACTAACTTGTGAAGCCGCACGTTCTGTCTGTCAACATTGCTACGGCTGGAGTTTGGCCCACGCCAAGATGGTGGATTTGGGCGAAGCTGTGGGGATTATTGCCGCCCAAAGTATCGGTGAACCTGGTACTCAGCTAACCATGCGGACATTCCACACTGGTGGGGTGTTTACTGGAGAAGTGGCACAACAAGTGCGTTCTAAAATCGATGGAACTGTCAAGCTTCCCCGCAAATTGAAGACTAGAACGTATCGTACCCGCCACGGGGAAGATGCTCTCTATGTTGAAGCTAATGGCATCATGCTTTTGGAGCCGAAAAAAGAAGGTGATGTTACCCCAGAGAACCAAGAGGTTCATCTGACTCAAGGTTCAACACTATATGTATTTGATGGAAATAAGGTAAAACAAGGTCAGTTGTTGGCAGAGGTTGCCCTCGGTGGACGGACAACTCGGACTAATACAGAAAAAGCAGTTAAAGATGTTGCCTCTGACTTGGCAGGGGAAGTGCAATTTGCCGAAGTCGTTCCAGAACAAAAAACCGACCGTCAGGGTAATACCACAACCACAGCCGCACGGGGGGGGTTGATTTGGATTTTGTCTGGGGAAGTTTACAACTTGCCGCCCGGTGCCGAATTGATTGTCAAAAATGGTGATGCGATCGCTGCTAATGGAGTTTTAGCAGAAACCAAGTTAGCCAGTTTACACGGTGGTGTCGTGCGCTTGCCCGAAGCTACCCCAGGTAAGAGTACCAGAGAAATTGAGATTATCACTGCTTCTGTGGTCTTAGACCAGGCAACAGTGACAGTCCAAAGTTCTCAAGGTCGTAATAACTACTTAGTCTCCACTGGCAACAACCAAGTATTTAACCTCCGAGCTACCCCAG
This Nostoc sp. C052 DNA region includes the following protein-coding sequences:
- the rpsT gene encoding 30S ribosomal protein S20, with protein sequence MANTKSALKRAEIAERNRLRNKAYKSAVKTLIKKYINAVAAYTANPSPELKQEVQTRLSEAYGKIDKAIKRGVLHPNNGARKKSRLAHKLKPLTQTAE
- a CDS encoding TatD family hydrolase: MQLIDTHVHLNFDSFQPDLATVRSRWQKAGVVRLVHSCVHPEEFASIQSLAQEFPEISFAVGLHPLDAEKWNNDTAEKIKTLASSDSNVVAIGEMGLDFYKADNYEHQLMVFESQLAIASELNLPVIIHCRDAAVATREVLQKWRELKGERVRGVMHCWGGTPEETQWFLDLGFYISFSGTVTFKNAKAIQSSAAMVSSDRLLIETDCPFLAPVPKRGERRNEPAYVLYVAEQVAKLRQETVEAIAHQTTQNACKLFGLSVSSVS
- the rpoB gene encoding DNA-directed RNA polymerase subunit beta — encoded protein: MTKETYMEPAFLLPDLIEIQRSSFRWFLEEGLIEELNSFSPITDYTGKLELHFLGHNYKLKEPKYSVEEAKRRDSTYAVQMYVPTRLINKETGEIKEQEVFIGDLPLMTDRGTFIINGAERVIVNQIVRSPGVYYKSEIDKNGRRTYSASLIPNRGAWLKFETDRNDLVWVRIDKTRKLSAQVLLKALGLSDNEIFDALRHPEYFQKTIEKEGQFSEEEALMELYRKLRPGEPPTVLGGQQLLDSRFFDPKRYDLGRVGRYKLNKKLRLSVPDTMRVLTAGDILAAVDYLINLEYDIGNIDDIDHLGNRRVRSVGELLQNQVRVGLNRLERIIRERMTVSDAEVLTPASLVNPKPLVAAIKEFFGSSQLSQFMDQTNPLAELTHKRRLSALGPGGLTRERAGFAVRDIHPSHYGRICPIETPEGPNAGLIGSLATHARVNLYGFLETPFRPVENGRVRFDLPPAYMTADEEDDLRVAPGDIPVDETGHIIGPQVPVRYRQEFSTTTPEQVDYVAVSPVQIVSVATSMIPFLEHDDANRALMGSNMQRQAVPLLKPERPLVGTGLEAQGARDSGMVIVSRTDGDVTYVDATEIRVRPKPNTPEIRYTLSKYQRSNQDTCLNQKPLVRIGERVVAGQVLADGSSTEGGELALGQNIVVAYMPWEGYNYEDAILISERLVQDDVYTSIHIEKYEIEARQTKLGPEEITREIPNVGEDALRQLDEQGIIRIGAWVEAGDILVGKVTPKGESDQPPEEKLLRAIFGEKARDVRDNSLRVPNGEKGRVVDVRLFTREQGDELPPGANMVVRVYVAQKRKIQVGDKMAGRHGNKGIISRILPAEDMPYLPDGSPVDIVLNPLGVPSRMNVGQVFECLLGWAGQTLGVRFKITPFDEMYGEETSRRIVHGKLQEARDETGKDWVYNPDNPGKIMVYDGRTGEPFDRAITIGVAYMLKLVHLVDDKIHARSTGPYSLVTQQPLGGKAQQGGQRFGEMEVWALEAFGAAYTLQELLTVKSDDMQGRNEALNAIVKGKAIPRPGTPESFKVLMRELQSLGLDIAVHKVETQADGSSLDVEVDLMADQSARRTPPRPTYESLSRESLDDDE
- a CDS encoding DNA-directed RNA polymerase subunit gamma; this encodes MRPAQTNQFDYVKIGLASPERIRQWGERTLPNGQVVGEVTKPETINYRTLKPEMDGLFCERIFGPAKDWECHCGKYKRVRHRGIVCERCGVEVTESRVRRHRMGYIKLAAPVAHVWYLKGIPSYISILLDMPLRDVEQIVYFNSYVVLSPGNAETLTYKQLLSEDQWLEIEDQIYSEDSVLQGVEVGIGAEALLRLLADINLEQEAESLREEIGNAKGQKRAKLIKRLRVIDNFIATGSKPEWMVMAVIPVIPPDLRPMVQLDGGRFATSDLNDLYRRVINRNNRLARLQEILAPEIIVRNEKRMLQEAVDALIDNGRRGRTVVGANNRPLKSLSDIIEGKQGRFRQNLLGKRVDYSGRSVIVVGPKLKIHQCGLPREMAIELFQPFVINRLIRSGMVNNIKAAKKLISRNDPSVWDVLEEVIEGHPVMLNRAPTLHRLGIQSFEPILVEGRAIQLHPLVCPAFNADFDGDQMAVHVPLSLESQAEARLLMLASNNILSPATGKPIITPSQDMVLGAYYLTAENPGATKGAGNYFSSLEDVIMAFQQDQIDLHAYIYVRFDGEIESDQPDTEPVKVTENEDGTRTLLYKFRRVRQDAKGNVLSQYIYTTPGRVIYNNAIQEALAS